The following coding sequences lie in one Bacillus rossius redtenbacheri isolate Brsri chromosome 13, Brsri_v3, whole genome shotgun sequence genomic window:
- the LOC134538456 gene encoding zinc finger homeobox protein 3-like isoform X2 — protein sequence MPTPASGSSLGEQEGGAGPCSPPHSRRKRKRKRDADADSAMSPEEEQSASPPAAVVAGSAREERLGSPPQGSKFLHDEARGASSDDDAGDTRPGSKAKTKGGRDGFVPDADDSLGTSSDVEKFDGKIVYNPDGSAYIIEDSELSEEDAGLEVLPRIIADGCIVDGRGVSASHAQPFPQIASAFYVSRNPSLYSALYGGPAGYASSLLQDKKMVPEVPVMHSYRVYTVRDGKAGHKAADPAEGSGKDCSSVPVKPILMCFICKLSFGYAKSFVAHAMGDHNVALLDDEKDILGHKNASAIIQCVGKDKEPLVSFLEPLPPAAPPLGGGRKEAAPAPPPAPAYDDADAKGLMGAAPQLVPKDQKASYGVAGEHSGAESLVVHRRQPLECASASSGRPHVQNQHVPETSVSLPQNGGSSSNSSSNMHHNNCNNSASSRMIGLGMNSVMDLTRKSPMSSPGASPSPGSTLSPLLAGGAQLQYPQPPPNFLTGTTIGVCPDHMGGRPSGVECAKCELILSSSRLGGGALAGMHSRNSCKTLKCPKCNWHYKYQETLEIHMKEKHPEAETSCIYCIAGQPHPRLARGETYTCGYKPYRCEVCNYSTTTKGNLSIHMQSDKHLNNMQELQNGGGGPLAPSSDPPPPPPAAQPPPAPHHGRSPGPGLPSPHHPAAKPKPTFRCDVCNYETNVARNLRIHMTSEKHTHNMMVLQQNVKHMQTLSALHQQSQSQQLGFESLLHFHPGLTLPGEKPPPHTEAALADMAYNQALLIQMMTGGQLPPHVPPELAPHMDLGLNPETMEPPPEPADPNPRHLFQCCVCSAFATDSLEALAHHLSADRTKTREQEILAVVAGHYVCRLCTYKTNLKANFQLHCKTDKHLQRLQHVNHVKEGGARNEWKLKYVLTAGAGAAAAAAGGIQVRCHACDYYTNSAHKLQLHAAGQRHEASCLLFLHLRDCEASSAGGERVYHCALCGFSSRAKLQLLQHVRSMKHLQMEQLHQLQRRSEGKDLHTDIGEVFQVVGQPAEQSYGDSAEQDARKELHQHQMQQQLQQLQQQAAREPKAEPHHEEESAASQHMCPYCNYMSSSEMRTQAHVMAQHGQGEPSPPARAASPAKDFMCPLCQDGFRERCHLERHVMQIHSVNSEGLQRLLLLVDQSHWLNAVNRSPASSAPQHQTPPHPHHNHSHMISPASSAGSSKEMDSSGGKQNHSDANSTEDREDNPLLSPSPDDHADADENRCQACFKHFRNIDDLCAHHNETGHLEMKQTPAGPGYLCWKKGCNQYFQSAHSLQAHFREVHSPRVGSASQHGIAVSEKHVYKYRCNQCSLAFKTMEKLQLHSQYHLIRDATKCVLCGRSFRSVVALHKHVETSHSELSEEELAAYKQSLMNNPLLLAGLSGQVLDPSANELLRKESLKMEADDLVDTDESPMKDHQQEDGIGNAHSGDGDNSDDSVVYKEQQFLEDYLNSQAIAEDNYNDPNRKYKCHRCKVAFTRQSYLTSHNKTLLHRKGEKLSYPMEKYLDPNRPYKCDVCKESFTQKNILLVHYNSVSHLHKLKRAMQEQQNNNNNNNNNAVTTVSPSSAAAALAASLGVTPPPTPKSGTISEEDDKKPYKCNICRVAYSQGSTLDIHMRSVLHQTRASKLQDLAMSGQIDLSKPLIEQPEPQKAQDQHKRMLQDMMGSSPKQSVTSPPSGANSSNVTLQVPSLAQGSPPVTGSQIVPQTSNAVSVVPSPISIPTLTSVPSSIAPSSNATQQAVQASPVMTSSPSPQHGMVSCQRCSALFASQEQLTTHQQLYCLFGSPINLFPPLTGPLSMPSHPSPQPPGLNKSPPPLPTTPHVQEDSFQRLTIPNKKSSQVYKHLLESYGFDLVMQFNENHQRRQRREREDDELALLTPTVQTPMPDEDVERPQEEETAEQDLPEVAKSICQHCRKEFSSVWVLKAHCEEVHRDLVPLEFLEKYAQQIKSEYEKKGVSRAPPPGTPTPAPQVDVAQEKELQEDNKEALHVKIGLTSQHQPQQQQQQQQHQQHQQHQQHQQHQHQQVAPDTTPPAPSTPTASSTPASSTDSIPATTSTPMGLAGAPSLSLSLAQQMNEMQAALNAMAASQLQQQLQQFNPMMMGLGMGLPLGLNMNALAAMNLQPPLVSMMMPPPPFDHLGLAQAQNQLFSQQASMDPAGLLAKQQQHLLQQQQQAVSAAQQKRARTRITDDQLKILRAHFDINNSPSEEQIHDMAGQSGLPPKVIKHWFRNTLFKERQRNKDSPYNFNNPPSTTLNLEEYEKTGEAKVMQLNTSSSSSNTEEHTTSQNKEFPPRPPSTSCSSSNKRKQSQPQSLSQPQSFPQPQNYSQIPEIKTEPREPLQVAAPDIQEHKFNNIFHNQEHRKDNGDMAEEKPQSLHPPSSPNFNISTNCIPSTTENNPLPRPSSPGTLTLTSIIATQLGPDSVTTTHANIGSMTSAHSNMLPPKLTPPNFTSPNHMPTSPSILPVTPTSRSASPGRSYNNNSSDGFSHSGLAGGCLSGGGNSNGSNSSAGSSGKRANRTRFTDYQIKVLQEFFENNAYPKDDDLEYLSKLLSLSPRVIVVWFQNARQKARKVYENQPPVETPPGVDETGANRFQRTPGLNYQCKKCLLVFQRYYELIRHQKTHCFKEEDAKRSAQAQAAAAQIAAVLSSEDSNSSTITEQNQQIQPQAQQQQTQPQQPQPSVQQPPSTLMPVSSASSNPTTPSGPVTPTPNTSLFPPSPVSTTPTPAESSNDKEGTFQCDKCNLVFPRFDLWREHQLVHIMNPNLFPTYPPDSPFGILQQHAQLQQQQQQQHHHHQQHFIGMGVADLSMNSSGTPPHQHPLASMLSGGKRKFDDLDESMDRDCDQPKDKRLRTTILPEQLDYLYQKYQLESNPSRKMLENIAREVGLKKRVVQVWFQNTRARERKGQFRAHAQVINKRCPFCPALFKVKSALESHLVTKHADQCTRGEINIDALPDEELSMESTPSFSSQISETIGKASSNFPSSNSTSNMMPPLFPPFHGDMENSLKKYYEESMKRYISEIQAHHASQNGGINKESMHTPTDLSMKIKQEPAITVSEESGGGGTGGDGPLDLSKPVDLSRPMKVSMDHEIRQTMPEQGPLTDVSERSICFEDDSLSETTENMDYDESNPTSPASSTQSGQQRHGTPGSGGSKRYRTQMSSLQVRVMKSLFSDYKTPTMAECEMLGREIGLPKRVVQVWFQNARAKEKKNKLALQKVLGGPEQGQDGSRPPEECKLCQFTYSHKYSVQDHIFTKKHIDNVKAHIESGKADAAGNNSDGGGSGGGGEFTVPPTPSSSADAPVNPGPPPQYSTATTTTPTTTTTTINNNNQQQLAQLQMLQMAAASGLGLSQAVKQEKDAQHGSKSPAPAGVPGPEDMALLHQLYGLGLAGFPGAGNLFLHPAMFTAAVYDSPVELGFLTAEQEAEVCGSRPQGWAPGRHSPASSCPRRRCRRSSKPRRRASQACPPCGSPP from the exons ATGCCTACCCCCGCCTCCGGGTCGTCGCTAGGCGAGCAGGAGGGGGGCGCGGGCCCCTGCAGCCCGCCGCACAGCCGCCGCAAGAGGAAGCGCAAGAGGGACGCCGACGCCGACTCCGCCATGAGCCCCGAGGAGGAGCAGTCGGCCTCGCCGCCGGCCGCCGTGGTGGCCGGCAGCGCGCGCGAGGAGCGGCTGGGGTCGCCGCCGCAGGGCAGCAAGTTCCTACACGACGAGGCGCGGGGCGCGTCGTCCGACGACGACGCCGGCGACACGCGGCCCGGCAGCAAGGCCAAGACGAAAGGCGGCCGCGACGGATTCGTCCCCGACGCGGACGACTCGCTGGGCACGAGCAGCGACGTGGAGAAGTTCGACGGCAAGATCGTGTACAACCCGGACGGCTCGGCCTACATCATCGAGGACAGCGAGCTGAGCGAGGAGGACGCCGGCCTGGAGGTGCTGCCGCGCATCATCGCCGACGGCTGCATCGTGGACGGCCGCGGCGTGAGCGCCTCGCACGCGCAGCCCTTCCCGCAGATCGCGAGCGCCTTCTACGTGTCGCGCAACCCCTCGCTGTACAGCGCGCTGTACGGCGGGCCGGCGGGCTACGCCTCCAGCCTGCTGCAGGACAAGAAGATGGTTCCTGAGGTGCCCGTCATGCACAGCTACCGGGTGTACACGGTGCGCGACGGCAAGGCGGGCCACAAGGCGGCGGACCCGGCCGAGGGCTCCGGCAAGGACTGCTCCTCCGTGCCCGTCAAGCCCATCCTCATGTGCTTCATCTGCAAGCTGTCGTTCGGGTACGCCAAGTCGTTCGTGGCGCACGCCATGGGCGACCACAACGTGGCGCTGCTGGACGACGAGAAGGACATCCTGGGCCACAAGAACGCCTCGGCCATCATCCAGTGCGTGGGCAAGGACAAGGAGCCGCTGGTGTCGTTCCTGGAGCCGCTGCCCCCCGCGGCGCCCCCGCTCGGCGGCGGCAGGAAGGAGGCGGCGCCCGCTCCGCCGCCGGCGCCGGCGTATGACGACGCCGACGCGAAGGGCCTGATGGGCGCCGCCCCGCAGCTAGTTCCTAAGGACCAGAAGGCGTCGTACGGCGTCGCGGGCGAGCACTCGGGCGCCGAGAGCCTCGTGGTCCACCGCCGGCAGCCGCTCGAGTGCGCCAGCGCTTCTTCGGGGCGACCACACGTCCAGAATCAACATGTTCCTGAGACTTCGGTCTCCCTACCTCAAAATGGTGGTAGTTctagtaatagtagtagtaatATGCATcacaataattgtaataatagtgctAGTAGTAGGATGATCGGGCTCGGCATGAACAGTGTGATGGACCTGACGAGGAAGAGCCCCATGTCGTCGCCGGGCGCGAGTCCGTCCCCCGGGTCCACGCTCAGCCCCTTGCTGGCGGGCGGCGCCCAGCTGCAGTACCCGCAGCCGCCGCCCAACTTCCTGACGGGCACCACCATCGGCGTGTGCCCCGACCACATGGGCGGCCGGCCGAGCGGCGTGGAGTGCGCCAAGTGCGAGCTGATCCTCAGCTCGTCGCGCCTGGGCGGCGGCGCGCTGGCGGGCATGCACTCGCGCAACTCCTGCAAGACGCTCAAGTGCCCCAAGTGCAACTGGCACTACAAGTACCAGGAGACCTTGGAGATACACATGAAGGAGAAGCACCCCGAGGCGGAGACGTCGTGCATCTACTGCATCGCGGGGCAGCCGCACCCCAGGCTGGCGCGCGGCGAGACCTACACGTGCGGCTACAAGCCGTACCGCTGCGAGGTGTGCAACTACTCCACCACCACCAAGGGCAACCTCAGCATCCACATGCAGTCCGACAAGCACCTCAACAACATGCAGGAGCTGCAGAACGGCGGCGGCGGGCCGCTGGCGCCCAGCTCGgacccgcccccgccgccccccgcCGCGCAGCCGCCGCCGGCGCCGCACCACGGCCGCTCCCCGGGCCCCGGCCTCCCCAGCCCGCACCACCCGGCCGCCAAGCCCAAGCCCACGTTCCGCTGCGACGTGTGCAACTACGAGACGAACGTGGCGCGCAACCTGCGCATCCACATGACGAGCGAGAAGCACACGCACAACATGATGGTGCTGCAGCAGAACGTGAAGCACATGCAGACGCTGTCGGCGCTGCACCAGCAGTCGCAGAGCCAGCAGCTGGGGTTCGAGTCGCTGCTGCACTTCCACCCGGGGCTGACCCTGCCCGGCGAGAAGCCGCCCCCGCACACGGAGGCGGCGCTGGCCGACATGGCCTACAACCAGGCGCTGCTCATCCAGATGATGACCGGCGGCCAGCTGCCGCCGCACGTGCCCCCGGAGCTGGCGCCGCACATGGACCTGGGGCTGAACCCCGAGACCATGGAGCCGCCCCCCGAGCCCGCCGACCCCAACCCGCGCCACCTGTTCCAGTGCTGCGTGTGCAGCGCCTTCGCCACGGACTCGCTGGAGGCGCTGGCGCACCACCTGTCCGCCGACCGCACCAAGACCCGCGAGCAGGAGATCCTGGCCGTGGTGGCCGGCCACTACGTGTGCCGCCTGTGCACCTACAAGACCAACCTCAAGGCCAACTTCCAGCTGCACTGCAAGACGGACAAGCACCTGCAGAGGCTGCAGCACGTGAACCACGTGAAGGAGGGCGGCGCGCGCAACGAGTGGAAGCTCAAGTACGTGCTGacggcgggggcgggggcggcggcggcggcggcgggcggcATCCAGGTGCGCTGCCACGCCTGCGACTACTACACCAACAGCGCGCACAAGCTGCAGCTACACGCGGCCGGCCAGCGCCACGAGGCGTCCTGCCTGCTCTTCCTGCACCTCCGCGACTGCGAGGCCAGCTCCGCCGGCGGGGAGCGCGTCTACCACTGCGCGCTGTGCGGCTTCTCGAGCCGCGCCAAGCTGCAGCTGCTGCAGCACGTGCGCTCCATGAAGCATCTGCAGATGGAGCAGCTGCACCAGCTGCAGCGGCGCAGCGAGGGCAAGGACCTGCACACGGACATCGGCGAGGTGTTCCAGGTGGTGGGCCAGCCGGCGGAGCAGAGCTACGGCGACTCCGCGGAGCAAG ACGCTCGGAAGGAGCTGCACCAGCACCAGATgcagcagcagctgcagcagctgcagcagcaggCGGCGAGAGAGCCCAAGGCGGAGCCGCACCACGAGGAGGAGAGCGCCGCGAGCCAGCACATGTGCCCCTACTGCAACTACATGAGCAGCTCGGAGATGCGCACCCAGGCGCACGTGATGGCGCAGCACGGCCAGGGCGAGCCCTCGCCGCCGGCGCGCGCCGCCTCGCCCGCCAAGGACTTCATGTGCCCGCTGTGCCAGGACGGCTTCCGCGAGCGCTGCCACCTGGAGAGGCACGTCATGCAGATACACAGCGTCAACTCGGAGGGCCTGCAGAGGCTGCTGCTGCTCGTGGACCAGTCGCACTGGCTCAACGCCGTCAACCGCTCCCCCGCGTCGTCCGCGCCCCAGCACCAGACACCGCCGCACCCGCACCACAACCACAGCCACATGATCTCGCCCGCCAGCTCCGCGGGCTCCTCCAAGGAGATGGACTCGAGCGGGGGGAAGCAGAACCACTCCGACGCCAACTCGACCGAGGACCGCGAGGACAACCCGCTGCTCTCGCCTTCCCCGGACGACCACGCGGACGCAGACGAGAACAGGTGCCAAGCGTGTTTCAAACACTTCAGGAACATTGATGACCTGTGCGCCCACCACAACGAGACCGGTCACCTGGAGATGAAGCAGACTCCCGCTGGTCCAGGATACCTGTGCTGGAAGAAAGGATGCAATCAGTATTTTCAGTCTGCGCACAGTCTCCAGGCTCACTTTCGAGAAGTTCATTCCCCACGTGTTGGGAGTGCGTCTCAACACGGCATTGCGGTGTCGGAAAAACACGTGTATAAATACAGGTGCAACCAGTGTAGCCTTGCCTTCAAAACTATGGAGAAACTCCAGTTACATTCGCAATATCATCTGATCAGGGATGCCACGAAGTGTGTACTGTGTGGCAGGAGCTTCAGGTCTGTAGTGGCATTGCACAAACATGTGGAAACTTCTCATTCCGAGCTATCCGAAGAAGAATTAGCAGCCTATAAACAAAGCTTAATGAACAATCCTCTTCTTTTGGCTGGTCTGAGTGGCCAAGTTCTGGATCCTTCAGCGAATGAACTGCTCAggaaagaaagtttaaagatggaGGCAGATGATCTTGTGGACACTGATGAGAGTCCAATGAAGGACCACCAGCAAGAAGATGGAATCGGCAATGCACACAGTGGAGATGGCGATAACAGTGATGATTCTGTGGTGTATAAAGAACAGCAGTTCCTAGAGGATTACCTCAACAGCCAAGCGATTGCAGAGGACAACTACAATGACCCTAATAGGAAGTACAAATGTCACCGGTGTAAGGTAGCATTTACAAGGCAAAGCTACCTAACAAGCCACAATAAGACTTTACTGCACCGTAAAGGGGAAAAGTTGAGTTATCCTATGGAAAAGTATTTGGATCCAAATAGGCCCTATAAATGTGATGTTTGTAAAGAATCTTTCACGCAGAAGAATATCCTGCTAGTGCATTACAATTCTGTCAGCCACCTGCACAAGCTGAAAAGAGCTATGCAGGAACAGcaaaacaacaacaataataataacaacaatgcTGTTACTACAGTTTCGCCTTCCTCGGCTGCAGCTGCCTTGGCTGCAAGTCTTGGCGTGACACCACCACCTACTCCTAAGTCTGGTACAATTTCTGAGGAAGATGACAAGAAACCATACAAATGTAACATCTGTAGAGTAGCTTATAGTCAAGGATCGACCTTGGACATTCACATGAGATCTGTGCTTCATCAGACAAGGGCGTCCAAGCTTCAGGATCTTGCGATGTCGGGTCAGATTGATTTGAGCAAGCCTTTAATAGAACAGCCAGAACCACAGAAAGCTCAGGATCAACACAAAAGAATGCTTCAGGACATGATGGGGTCGTCCCCGAAGCAGTCTGTTACATCGCCACCTTCTGGTGCCAACAGCAGCAACGTGACCTTGCAAGTGCCGTCTTTAGCCCAGGGTTCACCACCTGTTACGGGCAGTCAAATAGTTCCTCAAACTTCCAATGCTGTTTCTGTGGTACCATCGCCAATATCGATCCCGACCTTGACATCAGTTCCTAGTAGCATTGCGCCGAGCTCGAATGCAACTCAACAGGCTGTTCAAGCATCGCCTGTGATGACATCGTCACCTTCTCCTCAACATGGAATGGTGTCTTGTCAGCGGTGTAGTGCACTGTTCGCTAGTCAAGAACAGCTTACAACACACCAGCAACTATACTGCCTCTTCGGAAGTCCGATAAATTTATTCCCTCCACTGACCGGTCCACTCTCAATGCCATCTCATCCTTCTCCTCAGCCACCAGGACTGAATAAGTCCCCACCTCCTCTTCCCACGACCCCTCATGTACAAGAAGATTCATTCCAGAGGCTCACAATACCGAACAAGAAGTCGTCTCAAGTTTACAAACATCTTCTCGAGAGTTACGGCTTTGACTTAGTGATGCAGTTTAATGAAAATCATCAGAGGCGTCAGCGTAGGGAGCGCGAAGATGATGAGTTGGCTCTTTTAACACCAACTGTTCAAACACCCATGCCAGATGAGGATGTTGAAAGACCTCAGGAAGAAGAAACTGCAGAACAAGATCTACCTGAAGTTGCGAAGTCCATATGCCAACACTGCCGGAAAGAGTTCTCTAGTGTGTGGGTCCTCAAGGCTCATTGCGAAGAAGTGCACAGAGATCTTGTCCCACTAGAGTTTCTGGAAAAGTACGCCCAGCAAATCAAGTCGGAGTACGAGAAGAAAGGTGTCAGTAGGGCGCCCCCACCTGGAACCCCGACTCCTGCACCACAGGTGGACGTTGCTCAAGAGAAAGAGCTCCAGGAGGACAACAAAGAGGCGTTGCACGTGAAAATCGGCCTTACGTCACAGCACCAAcctcagcagcagcagcagcagcagcagcatcagCAACATCAGCAACATCAGCAACATCAGCAACATCAGCATCAACAAGTCGCGCCCGACACGACGCCCCCGGCCCCGAGCACCCCCACGGCATCTTCGACCCCTGCCTCCAGCACCGACTCGATCCCGGCAACGACGTCGACGCCGATGGGTCTCGCCGGAGCGCCCAGCCTGTCGCTGTCGCTGGCGCAGCAGATGAACGAGATGCAGGCGGCGCTGAACGCCATGGCGGCCtcgcagctgcagcagcagctgcagcagTTCAACCCCATGATGATGGGCCTGGGCATGGGACTGCCGCTGGGCCTCAACATGAACGCGCTCGCCGCCATGAACCTGCAGCCGCCGCTGGTGTCCATGATGATGCCGCCTCCCCCGTTCGACCACCTGGGCCTGGCGCAGGCGCAGAACCAGCTCTTCTCCCAGCAGGCGTCCATGGACCCCGCCGGACTCCTGGCCAAGCAGCAGCAGCAcctgctgcagcagcagcagcaagcg gtgtCTGCGGCACAGCAGAAACGGGCGAGAACTCGGATCACAGATGATCAATTGAAGATATTGCGAGCACACTTCGACATAAACAATTCGCCATCAGAAGAACAAATTCACGACATGGCTGGGCAGAGTGGACTGCCCCCTAAGGTCATCAAGCACTGGTTTAGAAACACACTTTTCAAAGAACGCCAAAGAAACAAAGACTCTCCGTACAATTTCAACAATCCTCCATCCACAACACTCAATTTGGAGGAGTATGAGAAAACTGGCGAAGCCAAAGTCATGCAACTGAACACGAGCAGTAGCAGCAGCAACACAGAAGAACATACTACATCTCAAAACAAAGAATTTCCACCCAGACCACCTTCCACGTCGTGTTCTTCGTCGAACAAGAGGAAGCAATCACAGCCTCAGTCATTGTCACAACCTCAGTCATTTCCTCAGCCACAAAACTACTCTCAGATTCCGGAAATAAAAACAGAGCCTCGAGAGCCTTTGCAAGTAGCAGCTCCAGACATTCAGGAGCACAAATTCAATAATATATTTCACAACCAAGAGCACAGGAAAGATAATGGTGACATGGCAGAAGAAAAACCACAAAGTTTGCACCCACCTTCAAGCCCTAACTTCAATATTTCTACAAACTGCATACCTAGTACTACTGAAAATAACCCTTTACCTCGTCCATCCTCACCCGGTACACTTACTTTAACATCAATCATTGCCACGCAACTAGGTCCAGATTCAGTTACAACAACTCATGCAAACATCGGCTCCATGACTTCAGCACATTCTAATATGCTACCTCCGAAACTCACTCCACCAAATTTTACATCACCAAACCACATGCCAACATCGCCTAGCATACTGCCTGTTACTCCAACTTCTAGGAGTGCTAGTCCAGGAAGATCTTACAACAACAATTCATCAGATGGTTTTAGTCATTCTGGCTTGGCTGGTGGCTGTCTTTCGGGAGGTGGAAACAGTAATGGGAGCAACTCTTCGGCTGGTTCTTCTGGGAAACGTGCTAACCGAACAAGGTTCACTGATTACCAGATAAAGGTTTTGCAGGAGTTCTTCGAAAATAATGCTTACCCGAAAGATGATGATTTAGAATACCTTTCAAAATTATtgagcctcagtcccagagttATAGTCGTGTGGTTTCAAAATGCTCGTCAAAAAGCTAGAAAAGTGTATGAAAATCAGCCACCTGTAGAGACACCGCCTGGTGTTGATGAGACTGGTGCAAACAGGTTTCAAAGAACTCCAGGACTTAACTACCAGTGTAAGAAATGTTTGTTAGTGTTTCAGAGGTATTACGAGCTTATTAGACATCAGAAAACTCACTGTTTCAAAGAAGAAGATGCTAAAAGATCTGCACAAGCACAAGCAGCTGCAGCACAGATAGCTGCTGTTTTATCATCAGAAGATTCAAATTCGAGTACCATAACTGAGCAGAATCAGCAGATACAACCTCAAGCACAACAGCAACAGACACAACCACAACAACCACAGCCTTCAGTGCAGCAACCTCCGAGTACTTTGATGCCAGTATCTTCAGCATCGAGTAATCCAACTACCCCTTCTGGTCCAGTTACTCCCACGCCCAATACATCATTGTTCCCACCTTCGCCAGTTTCAACCACGCCAACACCCGCAGAAAGTTCTAATGACAAGGAAGGCACATTCCAGTGCGACAAGTGCAATCTTGTGTTTCCAAGATTCGATCTGTGGCGAGAACACCAACTCGTCCACATTATGAATCCTAACCTGTTCCCAACATATCCACCTGACAGTCCTTTTGGCATCCTTCAACAGCACGCTCAGttgcagcagcaacagcagcaacaaCATCACCATCATCAACAACATTTTATTGGCATGGGTGTAGCAGACCTTTCAATGAATTCTTCTGGGACCCCTCCTCATCAGCATCCTCTTGCATCTATGCTCTCAGGGGGCAAAAGAAAGTTTGATGATTTGGATGAGTCAATGGATCGCGATTGTGATCAACCAAAAGACAAAAGACTTCGAACTACAATTTTGCCTGAACAGTTAGATTATCTTTACCAAAAGTATCAACTAGAAAGCAATCCATCGCGTAAGATGTTGGAAAATATTGCGAGGGAAGTAGGACTCAAGAAGCGCGTAGTGCAAGTTTGGTTCCAAAATACCCGAGCTCGTGAGCGCAAAGGGCAGTTTCGAGCCCATGCTCAGGTGATCAACAAACGATGTCCTTTTTGCCCAGCGCTGTTTAAGGTAAAGTCTGCATTAGAATCTCATTTGGTAACAAAACATGCTGATCAGTGTACAAGGGGTGAAATTAATATCGATGCACTCCCAGATGAAGAGTTGAGTATGGAATCAACCCCATCTTTTAGTTCTCAAATAAGTGAAACCATTGGGAAAGCATCAtctaattttccatcatcgaatTCAACTTCCAACATGATGCCACCTCTTTTTCCACCCTTTCATGGTGACATGGAGAATTccttgaaaaaatattatgaagAATCTATGAAGCGATACATTTCAGAAATTCAGGCTCACCATGCTTCTCAAAATGGTGGAATAAACAAAGAGAGCATGCATACTCCCACCGATCTAAGCATGAAGATAAAACAAGAACCAGCAATAACAGTTTCAGAAGAATCGGGTGGTGGAGGTACTGGTGGTGATGGACCTTTAGACTTGAGTAAACCAGTTGACTTGAGTCGTCCCATGAAGGTATCAATGGACCACGAAATTAGGCAGACCATGCCAGAACAAGGTCCTCTAACAGATGTGAGCGAAAGAAGCATTTGTTTCGAGGACGACAGCTTGTCGGAGACAACAGAGAACATGGACTATGACGAAAGCAACCCGACGTCTCCTGCTTCGAGCACGCAGAGTGGGCAGCAGAGGCACGGGACGCCAGGGAGCGGAGGGAGCAAAAGGTACCGGACGCAGATGAGCAGCCTGCAGGTCAGGGTGATGAAGTCGCTGTTCTCGGACTACAAGACGCCCACGATGGCAGAGTGCGAGATGCTGGGGCGGGAGATAGGCCTGCCGAAGAGGGTGGTGCAGGTGTGGTTCCAGAACGCCCGCGCCAAGGAGAAGAAGAACAAGCTGGCGCTGCAGAAGGTCCTGGGAGGCCCGGAGCAGGGCCAGGACGGGTCCCGGCCGCCGGAGGAGTGCAAGCTGTGCCAGTTCACGTACTCGCACAAGTACTCCGTGCAGGACCACATCTTCACCAAGAAGCACATCGACAACGTGAAGGCGCACATCGAGAGCGGCAAGGCGGACGCGGCGGGGAACAACAGCGACGGCGGCGGCTCCGGCGGCGGCGGGGAGTTCACCGTGCCGCCGACACCCAGCTCCTCGGCGGACGCCCCAGTGAACCCCGGGCCGCCACCGCAGTACTCCACCGCCACCACCACCAcgcccaccaccaccaccaccacgatcAACAACAACAACCAGCAGCAGCTGGCGCAGCTGCAGATGCTGCAGATGGCCGCGGCGTCGGGCCTGGGGCTGTCGCAGGCGGTGAAGCAGGAGAAGGACGCGCAGCACGGCAGCAAGTCGCCGGCGCCGGCGGGCGTCCCTGGGCCCGAAGACATGGCGCTGCTGCACCAGCTGTACGGCCTGGGCCTGGCCGGCTTCCCCGGAGCGGGCAACCTCTTCCTGCACCCAGCCATGTTCACGGCGGCCG